A segment of the Mastacembelus armatus chromosome 7, fMasArm1.2, whole genome shotgun sequence genome:
TGAGAGAAATCTGTCAGGCTACCTGAATTAGGCAAATTGGTATCCTCATATTTGTGTGATTTGGTGTTTTAAGGGCAGTTTTCATAAAAGATTAAATTATATTCAATGCTATGTGCATCTTAATCactgtaaaattaaatacattcatAATACCTATCAGAGGACagtctgctgtttattttacatgaatGTATTGcttggtttttggttttctgcttTCTAACTATAAGCGGAAATTGGTGAGCTCCATACACACTATTTAAAAGGAGACAATAGAAATCACATAGATGAATATGTATGGCATccactgaacaaaaacaactgcacAACTCCAGCATACATCGCTATGGAAAATATGTCAGCTTTGTAAACAGCTGTAATTCATTCATTCCTCTAAATTCATCTGCATTATGACAGATGAAGATCCTTTCTTTAAGCCACCTTGGAGTACAGGACAATACAGGACGTGTCATTATAATGGCCTGAATAACTCAATGAAAGCCCACTCTCAACATTAATGGCATGATGCAGGGCTGAGAAATATAGCTGTGTGTATACTGTTCATTTCgtttttcttctccatctgCTTACATGTCCATTTGCTGTGCACCGCTTGCTGTATTTATAATTGATTAACAGAAACCTAATATGCACTACCACTGCACATATCTTTATGCATGTAAATGGCATGCCATGTGATCTACTGTCAGTGAGAGTGGGGAAACCCCATAGATTGAAGGCGAACACTGCAGTATTTAGACTACTTCCAGAGAAATAATGTGTATTTCCCACTTTTGTACACTAggtgaaatatatattttaagaaTGGTAAAATGTAACATTACAGGATAATACTACCAATAACCTTTGTTAGCTCAACAAATTGTATGCAGGTAGGTATATATAGTTACCTTTTATTGGTTCAgtatttacaacaaaacaaaatactacagaaaaatatttactaCAATACTGACAGAATGGATGGCAGGAAAATTCCTCTGTCATGGTATAATGTCATTACTGCTGTGAATCAATGGACCATATTTGCTTAAATATTAGCTGATGTTGTAACAATAGCATGCTGTACCATTAAACCAGAGCAGCACTGCCCATTCACATCTGCTGGGTGCTTCATACAgatgttgtttcagtggttctTTAACCCTTACCTAACTACTACATACAAAGGAATCATGAggaggcaaaacaaaaacacacatgcaaagcatAAGCTAGACATGATTCATAAAGGAATGCAACATATTGTCCTACCACTCCTGTTGTGGTTCGTCGATGACCAGAAGAATCTTAAACTTCTTAGGTGTCGTGACTTGGGACTGCTCCACAAGCCCTGCTGAGGCAGCAGTTTGCTTGACAACGTTAGTGATGGAGCTGAAAAAACCTACACCAGTGGACTGAGCTGGTTGGGGTTTCTTCTCTGGTGCTGGGGAAGTGGCTGGAGGCGTAGGCCCGCCTGTAGGGGACTTGGCAGGGGTGGTGGATGCAGATGGTGGAGGCTGAGCAGGGTCCGGCCTCTGGAGGTCTGTCATATAACCATTGGGCAGGTTGGAGATGAAGGTGCTGTCCGACAGACGTCGCCGCAAATAATTCATGgctacagcagagacagaagaatCAACACGCACTGGGTGTGGAAAATTATTCTGCAGAGGAGACCCTGTTCTCAGTGTAGAGCTGATAATGGCTGAGCTCTCAATGCAAACTCCCAGCAAACGTATTCCCTCCCAGCTCAGTGGAGCATCCTCAGAGCTCCCCCTCACTGGCAGTGACGCTGTACTCTCCCTCAGCCAATCCCCGTACTCTGTGCTTTTCCTCAACCATTGCATGATGCTCCACTGtgcctctccttcctcatcctGTCCTCTCACTTACTGGCATGCCTTCTTTCCCTACCCCTCCCCCATTTTCTACTGCCTCACAGGCGTCATGCTTTTTTGAACCATGGCATGGAAATAAGAGGGGTATCCAGTGTAAGTAAAAAAGGGTATACTGAGCAGTACATTATAACAGCCATATATCTACTCCCTTATTCCCTCTTGTGCCTTTGCCTTGTATCCCTTCACAGCATTTCTCTGTATGTAAACTGCACCCATGAAATCTAAAATGGCTGTTAAGGATAGTGGGCTATCTTCAATTAGCTGAAAAGCGTCAGCAGTATGTCCcttgagacacaaacacatgcagtaaaCCCTTTCTGTTAATTAACTTATAAAAGCCTATCCAGATATGGATTTTACTTATATTTTACCCAATAAATACTCCTGCAAGACAAGCTTTAACTGAGTATTTTATTAGACTTTATTGAGTGACAATTTAGTATTATGTCCAATTAAATTTTGCAGATTCACTTCTGCACATGCTGTTTCAAAGAAACTATAAAGGTAGGATGAACTGGTAgatactttaaataaatatcCAAACAAGCTGGGCATAATTATAATTTGAGTTAAAATATACTGAAGTGTCTAAGAAATTAATCCCTAAATTTGTCCAGCTTccagaaaatgaaacagaagaggGAATTGgtaataaatgtttcattttccatAGCATGGCTTCAGAAAATGATTGGAGTTGAACACAAACCAGCAGCCAACCCAGCTCTAATTAGAGCCTGTATATTTGCACTGTATTTAGTAGTGTCTGTTTCTCCATaatttcactgtcactgtcagtcAGCTCTTTATATATACAACATCTGTTGCATaacacattgtatttttttcctgttaaatgctgcaaatattttttttgttgaatcGGGAATCTAAAAACCAAGGATATAATATATCTAATATAGGGTATACACTAATATAGGGTCTTCTATGATATACAGTTAGGGTACAGTATGAGGAAACCTATAGGATGATCAGTATGGTATCGGTGCAAGCCTTCCTTACTGAATCCAAGAGATCTGGACATAGGTCCCATTTTCCTTTTTGAGTATTGGCCATGAGAGAGGGTGGTAAGAaaagtgtgtaatgtgtgtgtgtgtgtaatctgtATAACCACAGCTGCAGCATGCAATAGCCTGCATTGTATGCCTGAATGCTAGGGTGACACCAGCTGGTAATAGTGGTGCAGTGACATGGAAAACCAACCTCCACTTTGCTGAAACTTTTATTCCAGGCCCTCCAGGCAGATGTCTGTGGAAGGAGATTTAACATTACAACAAGCCCTTAGTGGCCTCTGTGTTACGGCCAGGATGTTGATCAATTGCACGCACTACAGTTGGTGCAAATGTTGCATAGACTGTATTTGGTTGTCTATAAATGGCATCAACAGACTAGACAATGTGAGGAATGCGCTTAAAGCTACCACAAATACTATACTAACATATATCTCACACCAGTAGCCAACAGATCAAAGATTAACCTGTAACCATGTAATTTAAAATTCATAACCAATAAAGGTAGGGGTGAGGACAAGACTTTTATGGGTGCTCACCCCTGTACAGCATTTATACAGGGCCTTATGCTCTTTCCCAGGGGTTTTTCTGATGACTAcaccctgctctctctccttgtcttcatcactgtcctcctctctccttctttgtgTTGTCAACTAAATAGCAAAGCTAACATCCGATCATACAATCTATGATCTGATAAGCACTATGAATTGATCTATATCAGTTTATAACATTATTCCAATGGAATATTAGGCTGATATGAGAATTCAGAtaggtagtgtcattttgacctcacctgaacctggttgttttctttgaaaacaaaacaaacaaacagtaggCTTATGTCTATCTAAAGAAGCAGAGATTTCTAATTATTGAGGGTTTGCCCAAAGCCTGGATTCACTGTCCATTAATGTCTCCATAACTTTTTTGTGTGACTGCATACCAATATGTGTAGTTCCATGATAAAAAAACTGCATGCAACTAATGCTTAGTAAACTTACTATTTAGTTAAACAGCTCTTGGCATTGTGTAAGATTTCCAATCAGATCCTTTGTCTAAATATCTTAGTTAATGATTTGATTAGtgatttaattaattaatgtcttactgaaacctggctgcagcaggaagaaTATCTCTGTCTAAAAGAACCAACACCCCAAGACACATTCCTGACCCTGTATGTCTACAGTCATCTTTCTAAGATTTGCACTCCTTGAACCTCCCGAAGGTGCTGGGTGTATGTGTATAAGTTTACTAAGCATTAGCAGTGGTTTGTCATGCCATGTGGAGCAAAGTTACCAATATGGTGACTATGTTTATGTACAGctatgttttctttcatttgttaatgaagtAAAACAATTGCAGTGCTTTATAATATTACACAGGTTTTATCTCtacttaaactaaaataataaagtacatCAGTTACCTGGCAAGTGTGCAGCTAAGTCAGCTAATGTTGTTTGTATTCACACCATAaagctgtaaacacactcacagtaATAACAACCCAGTGtgttcacagtcagaacaggcagcagctgtatttgtttttaacttgtGGACTTAATCTCCCCCATGAAATCCACCGCTACCTTCTTCTACGTTGCTTTTAAGTGCGTGCAGATTAAAAATTCGCAAAATTAACATGTTCGCGAAATCTGACATTAGTTTATAAATGGTCTAAAGTCGCCCCTGGGTAGAGTTGCTGACCGTGTTATAGGGAAATAAATGTTCATCACCCGCATAGAGGTTAATCACAGTACGTGCACCTTAACGCTAAATGCTGTAGTGCCGACCAGATCCGCATGCACGGCGGCTTTAACGCGACCTCTGTTCGCCTCATTTTAGCCGGGGTGGCCCCTCGCTCTTTGTTTGACGGCCGGAGTGAGTAACTAAAGGCGGCGTTAACTTGAGCCAAGCGGGGCTAGCCATGGTGCTGCTGTGGCTGTAGGCTAAAGCTACTTCGGTCGGTGAAGTGAAGAACACGGATTGTTGACATTAAGCTACACTTGGGTTTTGTAGATGGATATAAAGTCTGTGAACGTAAGTTAGCACCGACGCATTGATAAATTCAGCGTTTGTATGGTTTATTTGACCGAACTGAAAACATGTAGCTAAACTAACTTTATtaagctaacctgttggttaGCAACGAGCTAATAATGGCTAACGCTAGTTTGTCACGGAGCGCTAGTGCTGCAAGATTAACTACCGTAACAGTACGTGTGAAAGTGGTTATTGTAATAACTATTAACAAAATGTTATCGATTAAAGACAACTTATCTAACTCGTGTAGCTGTAAAAGCTAGTTGTTAAAAGCTAATGTGACGTGTTTATGTAGTGTAGCGTAACGTCAGCGTCAGACATCGTTAGCCAGCTCACCACTAGTTAGCCATTACCATTACATTTCTCCGAGTATAAGCcacattattatatttacacGCGATGTTAACTGTTATATCACATTTCTCCCCGTTTTCAATTCAAATTCTTTTGCAGGGACGAAGCTTGTTGTTTTCGCTGGTATAACTTGCTAACATCGATGTTAGCAATTAGCCTGTTCGTGTAAATGCTATTCACTAGAATGGACCTGTTGAACTCTCAGTTCCTGGACAAGATGAACAATAACATCGGGAGACTGCACTACGAAGGTcagtgtgctgctgcttttttcagCTGTAACACGGCTTTATTGTGTATTCAACGTCTTTTCTTAGCAGGAAGCCAAGTGTTTAGGTTGGCCAAAGATTTATTGTAAAGCTCACGTCAAATTTAAGGCACTATTATCAAACTGTCGAGCGTTTGCTTTTTCAAGTTATCAATAAAAAGTTGGTAACTAATTATCAGCACCAGAACAATTAGctaattaaacatttcaaactaattgtcattttctatttttctccaATAAACATTGCATTTAGCAgatgttttgtttactttgtagAAGTTAAGACGGTCCACCGCGTTTGTTTACAATGTTGTGTGTAGCACATCATTTATTTCGGGTTATCAAAGATTTGTATACTTTTTTCTTTgccagtgtctgtgttttaggCAAAAGGGTGAAAATAGGGAGCAGGAATGAGTGATTTTGTTAAGGTGAATAATACGATGAAGGATTTGTTTGACATGGAATCTTGACGCATCCACTTATTTTACCAACTCGGGACCGGGTCCAAAATAAAACTGGCTATCGGGAAGCATGAAAAATTAGTGTTGCAAAAATCTTGTTAAAAGGTCATGATACAACTAAATGCGGATATATAATGCCACAGTATCTTCTGTTCAATGCATTTGTAATTAGATTTAATCTACATGTAATTGGATTATTTGCGCAACTGATTTCTTTCCCACAGATGAGTCCAGGCCACCCTCCCTGCCCAGTGGTATGTCCAGTATTAGTGGGCCTTCTCCACACTGTTCAGGCAAACGGAAGTATGGTGAAGAACAAATGGACGACCGGCTCAGTTGTGATGATGACCACATGACGAAAATGAGCAGATTGTTTGCCACTCAACTGTAAGTGCCTTTCAAATTTTTAAAGTATTATCCTGTaccagtgttttctttgttgaatGTCACtcttagaatttttttttttgtcaaattgtgtttgtgttcatttctAAATGTGTTCATCTTTGCTCTTGGTGGCAAGTGATATGTAATTACACACTGTTTACCAGATTTACCAAATTAAAATAGCCAAGTTATCTTGAAGCTGGAGCTGTCTTAGATACAGTTATTATCATATGGTTTATAGACTACATCATCAGAGCCAGTTTCACTTTGTATTTGAGTTCATCCAAATGAGCTATTTTCCCATAGTAGattcatgaaaatatttcatttcaattacTGCAGCACTATAGAACTCATATTTGTACATGAGTATCTTGGTGCATATGGCAGGGTAAATAAAATCTTAGACTTGGTGGTTTGCTTTTTCAAACCAGCTAATGGCAGTGCTTATGGCATGCAAGTTAATTATACAAAGATTGTATGGGATATTATGTTTCTTGTTATTAAAAATAAGTGCAATATGATAATGCAGTTTGACAATATTTAAATAACTATGAATATGACTATACTTATATATTATATCAATGCGTTCTCTATGAAAAGGTAAAGCTACTAGCGTTTATTTAATGTCCACTCTTCTTATGAAGGGCCCGTCCCTCTGCTGGAGACAACCGTAATGAGCACTGGAGTCACAGTCCTATGGACcatgtttcttccttttctaaTGGTCTCCATGGGAATCACCTGTATGCTTCCATTTCTGGTTATGCTATTGACCAGCCTCTGCCTCTTACCAAAAGCAGCCACAACATTGGAGCTGGGGGAAGAGAGAGGTCTGTCACAGGTGCAGCTGTAGAGCGGCAGCAGGTATGTAAACTTATGGAGGGTGTGCCTGATGTTCTCAGTGACAAACATTAGATAATAAATGTGGTATAGGTAACAAATAAATaggtgatttatttattcatttatttatttttttaatatgttgtgATTTGGATCAACTGAACCCCAGTTCATCCTTGCTGTATGTGCATCTCTATGAGAGGCCATGTGATGTAAATTTCACCATCCGCATAGGTCTGAAGGTCTGTGAGGACCCTTTTGTGGACAATCAATAAGACCACAATGATTTGGGAACAGCGTACTTAACCTCTGCAGGACAGGTTGTCTGTGTTGGCTGATTATATTATTTGTATCTATATATAGAATCGTCCCTCAGTTATTACCTGTGCCCCAGCCAGCAATCGCAATTGTAACCTCTCTCACTGTCACATGAATGGTTGCTCTCCAAGCTCACCTGCTGATCAGAGGAAGACCAATGGTAAGCCTTACATAGTAACACATAATCTGCTGAACCTAATATAATATTTGACctttttctgtagttttgtcatcttaatgtaaaaaatgtacaaCTTGTGATGTTATATTAGAAAAGCCCTAAAATGTTtaaagaatcttttttttttctgatcagAAGAAAGTTAGTGATGTCTGCATCCGTTTATAGGGAGTAAAATATAATTCCtgtatttcatttgttcatAAAAACCATAGTTCATTAACATTTGAATCTATTGAATTGTGACTTAATTCTGAACAATCACAGTAGCcatctttttcatttacatcaCACTTATTATTCaaagttaattaaaaatgaGTGTGACAAAGCCATACCAAAATATGATTGTTGTATGCCAGTAGATGTAATAATAGCTGATAACCAGGTTTTCCGTGTCTTCCTCCACACATGATATTGTTTTAGCCAACGCTATATGCGATCCTGTAATTGAGGAGCACTTCCGTCGCAGCCTTGGAGAAAACTACAGAGAAGCAGATCCTGTGTCCAACTCGGTGTCTATCACAGGTTCAGTGGATGACCACTTTGCTAAGGCTCTGGGAGATGCCTGGCTTCAAATCAAGGCCAAGGGTTGTGGTCATCAAACCCCAGAGGCAGATCCATGAAGCAGAGAGGAGTAAACATTGTAATCACCTAGTATTTGTGCATGAGAGTGGAGATTGCTCACTGTCATTTCTTGCCACGCATCAACTTCCCCTAGCCAAGAAGAATGGTGCTCACCTAGGCTGTTTACTTCTGGACATTGAGTTCAGCTTTTCATTAGAGCACTCAGCTCAGATTTGTACTCGAATATTGAAATAAGGATTTCTGTTGAAGAAGAAAGTACTGCATAGATGAACAATGTTAGTTGTGAAAACTCTACAATCatagattttattttgcattgatTATGGGATTCACAAAGCGTTTGGTTTTTAGGAGCTCATCTTCTGTTTTACCTGTCCTTCACCTACCTTGATAACCAAAGAAATTCCCTACATTTTCCATCAACATATAAGCcatagatttttgttttcataataaAATTACACACTTTTCAATCAATATTACTTGAAAAGGACAGCCAGGTCTCATTTGCACTATTATGTTTCTGACCATTAAGGTAGCAGGTTACCTGTTTCAGTTGGAGCTAATGTGCTTATGAATGCATCTTGTATTTTGAAGTTGTGATAATGCAATTGAGGCTCTGGCACCCCGCTTTTTGAAAACACTAGACTCTTGTGTCTACTTTATGATCCTAAACTGGACTCATTCACTGATAACTAAGtaattttcatttcttgtttATATGCTCACTGTGGCTGATTACTTAGCAGACTAATATTAATCATAGTAGATCTGTTTAACTAGATAGCATGTTCCAAATAGCTGGTTTCTATTACAGACCTTATTTTATACTATGTATTTActcagaatttatttttttctgtaacattTTAGAAATACTCACTGCTGGTACAGTTGTActcaatatattttttgtatctgGTTTTCATTCCTCTATGTAGTTGTATATCTTAGTAACCATCAACAAATCACAGCCTCTGGCAAGGTTGTCTGAATGCAGTTTAATAGGCTACTTTGTTATTCTGTGGAGCTGGATGCTGTAGCTTTATATGACTGAATACAGCTAAATCTGATCTTCTGTAGCACAGTCTAAAAGCAGTGGCTTTATTTATTCTCAACATGTTAGTTTGATGTTGAGTTATGAAAGGTCAGATGTGTTTCTAATGAGAACAACAGTGGATATCTCCATTGCTTTAATTACAAGGCAGTTGATTTCCCTcaaaatttagattttaatgTATGTGAAATATGGGTATTGTTAATTCCTAAATAAGCAGTGACATTCCACCATGACTGCCAGACAGTTACCACTTTAGTTGCATTTAGCAAATGCTGttataaatacatttgctttctttattCAAGATGATATCATGGTGTGACTGGCAAAAGTAGTCCTTATTGTGGAGAAACAGTTTACAAAAAGTCAAGAAGTTTTCTTTTACGTCTAAGTTTTTACATTAGTTTTTCATCCCTCTGAAATTCTCTACTTAAAATTGCATAACCTATTTGGTACATCCACATTACAGGTGTTGATGCTCCATTTAGATGTTTTTGTCTGGTCTGATCTTTTTTTGTGTTGGTGGTTCGCATTCATGTTTGTAGATGACATGTATCTGGCTCTGGCGCAAACATGCAGCACATGTGTAACTTTAACTGAACTCATTTGGAAGGAAAACATCAGATTTGGCCTACTTTAGATTGTAACATGAAAGTAGCCTTTGTCAACACTGATTAAGACAGTTCTGTTaaatgcagttgtttttttttgatgtCACATAACTGTCTGTGAAAACATATTCTACAGTTTTTAAGTTGTTACATAGATTATGTTgtctttctattttctttttctcatatAAGACTATCATTGCGCCGCGCGGAATGatcataaatattttgtttgtattcagAGTAGCATACGCATATGTAGCATGGATGTTCATTATCTTCTAACCACGTGTTCTGTCTTTCTAAAAGTTGATATTTTTCCCACAGTTGTCAGATCATTTTAAAAGTGCAGGAACACGAGTCTTTTGATCAAAGACTTTGTTGGTGCAGACGTCTGTATTAACAGTTTAAAGAGTTTGTTTAGCTTTCTGTGTGTACCATAGTGGAGTTTAGGGAATATCTATCATGGGATCTGCTTGTTTGatacaagtgtttttttttttttttagtaatatGTTTGGGGTATTAGTTCATTGTTATTTAATTAATATCTTTAGATTACCTGTATCTGAAAGACTGTTAGCAGAAAAGACCTGCTCTAGCTGTCATTcactcagaaaaaaagaaactatgTGTTCACTTTTCTCCAGAAGAAAATGCCACTGTTTGTACCTAATTTCTTCcaaataaacatgcaaattTATTCTTTTGCATATCTTATCCTTTTTACGTAATAAAATACATACTGCAGGCACACTGGCAAGTGACATAcaattttttttgcatcttACACTACAGTAgaataatgatttttttaattgtccTTTATTGCCTAATTTAAGGCAAACGTCATGTTTTAAAGTTGAAAATTATGATTTGGACCTAACTCTTACTACAAAGCTACAAGTTCATGTTGTTGGTTATAGGTGAAAAAGTTGGGCATGAAGGGGAAGAAGAGGGATGACAGTGTTGTCAACCTGATGCTGATAGTGTGTCAGCCCGGTATTGTTTCACATGGCTTATTTTAAATTATCCAGTGGTTTAAATGTATGGTACATCTTTTCAGAAAatctgttttgtctgaattaACAGGCTGTTGGTTATTTCTCAAATCATGCAATAGTAACAGCTGCATTG
Coding sequences within it:
- the LOC113145999 gene encoding transcription cofactor vestigial-like protein 4 → MLFTRMDLLNSQFLDKMNNNIGRLHYEDESRPPSLPSGMSSISGPSPHCSGKRKYGEEQMDDRLSCDDDHMTKMSRLFATQLARPSAGDNRNEHWSHSPMDHVSSFSNGLHGNHLYASISGYAIDQPLPLTKSSHNIGAGGRERSVTGAAVERQQNRPSVITCAPASNRNCNLSHCHMNGCSPSSPADQRKTNANAICDPVIEEHFRRSLGENYREADPVSNSVSITGSVDDHFAKALGDAWLQIKAKGCGHQTPEADP